A region of Paractinoplanes abujensis DNA encodes the following proteins:
- a CDS encoding MarR family winged helix-turn-helix transcriptional regulator: MTTIPFGPQLIGRTEKALNALLDRELAGTGLTEPQWVTLTLTVLAEGTLSPAALAVRVAEALRVAEPVAREHLVALAAAGLVVTTAGLTVAPTDRGLEVWRSVRAATSRITDSLWGDLPAPDRETAARVLNVVLTRAGAAL; this comes from the coding sequence ATGACCACGATCCCGTTCGGGCCGCAGCTCATCGGCCGCACCGAGAAGGCCCTCAACGCCCTGCTCGACCGCGAACTGGCCGGCACCGGCCTGACCGAGCCGCAATGGGTCACCCTGACCCTGACCGTGCTGGCCGAGGGGACGCTCTCGCCGGCCGCGCTGGCCGTCCGCGTCGCCGAGGCCTTGCGGGTGGCCGAGCCGGTGGCCCGCGAGCATCTCGTCGCCCTGGCCGCGGCCGGCCTTGTCGTCACCACCGCCGGCCTCACGGTGGCGCCGACCGATCGCGGCCTCGAGGTGTGGCGGTCGGTGCGGGCCGCCACAAGCCGCATCACCGACTCGCTGTGGGGCGACCTGCCCGCTCCCGACCGGGAGACGGCGGCCCGGGTGCTCAACGTCGTGCTGACCCGGGCCGGCGCAGCCCTCTAG
- a CDS encoding MarR family winged helix-turn-helix transcriptional regulator — MEDVLAAQLLELSQVVRKARQQWLRERPDVPIGTVSILKLIDEIGTGDDRCCHAKDLAGRSGLDPSTVSRAVAAAVGQGLVERRTDSSDRRASALALTPAGRDLLAAARAWFGTLLGHALAEWEPLEVQRLSLGLGTFIVALAGALEPQEAAR, encoded by the coding sequence ATGGAAGACGTTCTGGCGGCCCAGCTCCTGGAGCTGTCCCAGGTCGTCCGCAAGGCGCGGCAGCAGTGGCTGCGAGAGCGGCCCGACGTGCCGATCGGCACGGTCAGCATCCTCAAGCTGATCGACGAGATCGGCACGGGCGACGACCGTTGCTGCCACGCCAAGGATCTGGCCGGGCGCTCCGGGCTCGACCCGTCCACGGTCAGCCGGGCGGTCGCCGCCGCGGTCGGGCAGGGCCTGGTCGAACGCCGCACCGACAGCTCCGACCGGCGGGCCTCGGCGCTGGCGCTGACCCCGGCCGGGCGTGACCTGCTCGCCGCGGCCCGCGCCTGGTTCGGCACCCTGCTCGGCCACGCCCTCGCCGAGTGGGAACCGCTCGAGGTGCAGCGGCTCAGCCTGGGACTCGGCACCTTCATCGTCGCGCTCGCGGGCGCACTCGAACCACAGGAAGCCGCGCGATGA
- a CDS encoding MarR family winged helix-turn-helix transcriptional regulator, with the protein MENIGAERLRTLRTRLLSMAAVRSDRRVNEELARAGARKWHYAVLAALDESGPASQAQLSDRTGIYRSDLVAVITELTEREQVSRAPDPADRRRNLIELTPTGRHQLHHLDTILAAVDDEVFAPLSPEQREQLSRLLTLMLDPPAS; encoded by the coding sequence GTGGAGAACATCGGGGCCGAGCGCCTGCGCACGCTGCGCACCCGGCTGCTGTCGATGGCCGCGGTGCGCTCGGACCGCCGGGTCAACGAGGAACTGGCCCGGGCCGGTGCCCGCAAATGGCACTACGCGGTCCTGGCCGCGCTCGACGAGTCCGGCCCGGCCAGCCAGGCCCAGCTCAGCGACCGCACCGGCATCTACCGCAGCGACCTGGTCGCCGTCATCACCGAGCTCACCGAGCGCGAGCAGGTCTCCCGCGCCCCAGACCCGGCCGACCGCCGCCGCAACCTGATCGAGCTCACTCCGACCGGCCGCCACCAGCTGCACCACCTCGACACGATCCTGGCCGCAGTCGACGACGAGGTGTTCGCCCCGCTCAGCCCGGAGCAGCGGGAACAGCTGTCCCGGTTGCTGACGCTCATGCTGGACCCACCAGCGTCTTGA
- a CDS encoding MBL fold metallo-hydrolase produces MQASVTFVGNATTLLRLGHFTLLTDPAFGPAGSRVYLGYGAWTKRVRDPALDVLSGVKVDAVVLSHLHGDHFDSAARRWVEPALPILTTPQAARKLRRKRYLAPRGLPPWECHEWTRDRQRLRVTAVPGRHGPGVVSSLLPDVMGSVVDLEVDGRPATRLYITGDTLLDDMLAEIPRRFGEIDAMLIHLGGTRLAGLLLTMDGRQGTDLAHLIRPALTIPIHYDDYKVMKSPLSDFTTRAERQGLTGITPIERGGTIDLPLRPGVTGISHPHNPTG; encoded by the coding sequence ATGCAAGCCAGTGTCACGTTCGTCGGCAACGCCACCACCCTGCTCCGGCTGGGCCATTTCACGCTGCTCACCGACCCCGCTTTCGGGCCGGCGGGCAGCCGCGTGTACCTGGGCTACGGGGCGTGGACCAAACGCGTACGGGATCCCGCCCTGGACGTGCTGAGCGGGGTGAAGGTCGACGCCGTCGTGCTGTCGCACCTGCACGGCGACCACTTCGACAGCGCGGCCCGCCGGTGGGTGGAGCCGGCCCTGCCGATCCTCACGACCCCGCAGGCCGCCCGCAAACTGCGCCGCAAACGGTACCTGGCCCCGCGCGGCCTGCCGCCCTGGGAATGTCACGAATGGACGCGCGACCGCCAGCGCCTGCGGGTGACGGCGGTGCCCGGCCGGCACGGTCCGGGCGTGGTCAGCAGCCTGCTGCCCGACGTGATGGGGTCGGTCGTCGACCTCGAAGTGGACGGCCGCCCGGCCACCCGCCTCTACATCACCGGCGACACCCTGCTCGACGACATGCTGGCGGAGATCCCGCGCCGGTTCGGTGAGATCGACGCCATGCTCATCCACCTCGGCGGCACCCGGCTGGCCGGGCTGCTGCTGACCATGGACGGCCGGCAGGGCACCGACCTGGCCCACCTGATCCGGCCGGCCCTGACGATCCCGATCCACTACGACGACTACAAGGTCATGAAGTCCCCGCTGTCCGACTTCACGACCCGAGCCGAGCGGCAGGGCCTGACCGGCATCACCCCGATCGAACGCGGCGGCACCATCGACCTGCCCCTGCGCCCCGGTGTGACCGGCATCAGCCACCCCCACAACCCGACCGGCTGA
- a CDS encoding DUF2332 domain-containing protein — MTTTADWYVDFADRQARGSSPTYERLTREIARDDELLALLDTVPEPKRQPNLLLAVVRLLGGPVENHPAFRSYVVTRWAAVATELRRRATQTNEIGRSALLLPVLAELPQPLALLEVGASAGLNLYLDRYSYDYDGVRLGTSGPVLPCHLTGRTPPTALPTVTWRAGLDLNPLDITDADDRAWLEALIWPEHDHRRDRLRAAAEIAAADPPRLVRGDLVDDLPALAAEAPADATLVVFHTSVLYQVPADRRAAFIALTVTLPGHWLAAEDPEVTGHPGRPADGLHKNVLSLDGRPLAWTEGHGRSMSWF, encoded by the coding sequence ATGACCACCACCGCCGATTGGTACGTCGACTTCGCCGACCGTCAGGCCCGGGGCAGCTCCCCCACCTACGAGCGCCTCACCCGCGAGATCGCCCGCGACGACGAACTGCTCGCCCTGCTCGACACGGTGCCCGAGCCCAAACGCCAGCCCAACCTGCTGCTCGCCGTCGTGCGCCTGCTGGGCGGCCCGGTCGAGAACCACCCGGCGTTCCGCTCGTACGTCGTCACGCGCTGGGCGGCTGTCGCAACCGAACTGCGCCGCCGGGCCACCCAGACCAACGAGATCGGCCGCTCCGCGCTGCTGCTGCCCGTGCTGGCCGAGCTTCCGCAGCCCCTGGCCCTGCTCGAAGTGGGCGCGTCGGCCGGTCTCAACCTCTACCTGGACCGCTACTCGTACGACTACGACGGCGTCCGGCTCGGCACCTCGGGCCCGGTGCTCCCGTGCCACCTCACCGGCCGTACGCCGCCCACCGCGCTGCCGACGGTCACCTGGCGGGCCGGCCTGGATCTCAACCCGCTCGACATCACCGATGCGGACGACCGGGCGTGGCTGGAGGCCCTGATCTGGCCCGAGCACGACCACCGCCGCGACCGGCTGCGGGCCGCCGCCGAGATCGCCGCGGCCGACCCACCCCGGCTGGTCCGCGGCGACCTCGTCGACGACCTGCCCGCCCTGGCCGCCGAGGCCCCCGCCGACGCCACGCTGGTCGTCTTTCACACGTCGGTGCTCTATCAGGTGCCGGCCGACCGCCGCGCGGCGTTCATCGCGCTGACCGTGACCCTGCCCGGCCACTGGCTGGCCGCCGAGGACCCGGAGGTCACCGGTCACCCCGGCCGCCCCGCCGACGGCCTGCACAAGAACGTGCTGAGCCTGGACGGCCGCCCCTTGGCCTGGACCGAGGGACACGGCCGCAGCATGTCCTGGTTCTAG
- a CDS encoding CDGSH iron-sulfur domain-containing protein encodes MSSTIVPYPDGPLIVRGDFELQTPDGEPIDPGRGTIALCRCGKSATKPFCDGTHKVVRFHAEAGRETPAPR; translated from the coding sequence ATGTCCTCGACGATCGTTCCCTATCCCGACGGTCCGCTCATCGTGCGCGGCGACTTCGAGCTGCAGACCCCCGACGGCGAGCCGATCGACCCCGGCCGCGGCACCATCGCGCTGTGCCGGTGCGGCAAGTCGGCCACCAAGCCGTTCTGTGACGGCACCCACAAGGTTGTCCGTTTCCACGCCGAGGCGGGCCGCGAGACACCCGCCCCACGGTGA
- a CDS encoding SIS domain-containing protein gives MTAQLERMIAAQSGAIAQLAASEAAVEARARLAGARRVWLIGTGTSLHAAELGAAELTRKGIDARWIAANAFDRELLRDGDAAVVITHTGHTAYARRSRALLLEAGVPLVSITGPEVDWPEAVRTPVAEVSETYTVSYTTALVVLAGLAGATTASIRAVAAALEPEDDDVPMPARAMAIVGPGSWSVTAREGALKIREGARILCEGFDPDRLLHGGAVPYTPADTLLVLQPDELTSGLRHAARLERMAVTTWTSTVETGSPLLDQIPMTVRLQRLALRFARLRGQDADVAITGAWADSELWPD, from the coding sequence GTGACTGCGCAGCTCGAGCGGATGATCGCCGCTCAGTCCGGGGCGATCGCGCAGCTGGCCGCGTCGGAGGCGGCCGTGGAGGCGCGAGCACGGCTGGCCGGGGCGCGGCGGGTCTGGCTGATCGGCACGGGCACGAGCCTGCACGCGGCGGAACTGGGGGCCGCGGAACTGACCCGCAAGGGCATCGACGCCCGGTGGATCGCAGCCAACGCGTTCGACCGGGAGTTGCTGCGCGACGGTGACGCGGCCGTCGTGATCACTCACACCGGTCACACCGCGTACGCGCGGCGCAGTCGTGCCCTGCTCCTGGAGGCCGGCGTCCCCCTGGTGTCGATCACCGGACCCGAGGTGGACTGGCCGGAGGCCGTACGGACGCCGGTGGCCGAGGTCTCGGAGACCTACACGGTCAGTTACACAACCGCGCTCGTCGTGCTGGCCGGGCTGGCCGGGGCCACGACGGCGTCGATCCGGGCGGTCGCCGCGGCCTTGGAGCCGGAGGACGACGACGTTCCGATGCCGGCCCGGGCGATGGCGATCGTCGGGCCCGGGTCGTGGTCGGTGACGGCCCGGGAGGGGGCGCTGAAGATCCGCGAGGGGGCGCGGATCCTGTGCGAGGGCTTCGATCCCGATCGGTTGCTGCACGGCGGCGCCGTTCCCTACACGCCGGCTGACACCCTGCTCGTCCTGCAACCGGACGAGCTCACCAGCGGTCTCCGGCACGCCGCCCGGCTCGAACGGATGGCGGTGACCACGTGGACCAGCACGGTCGAGACCGGGTCGCCGCTGCTGGACCAGATCCCGATGACCGTACGGCTGCAGCGGCTGGCCCTGCGCTTCGCCCGGCTGCGCGGCCAGGACGCCGACGTCGCCATCACGGGTGCGTGGGCCGATTCGGAGTTGTGGCCGGACTAA
- a CDS encoding cellulase family glycosylhydrolase — MRRSRKLFLSAATAVVAAGLALYGVSPAGAAATTATFAKVSDWGSGWQGEFTITNGAGAALTGWKLEFTMPPGTSVGSYWDALLTTSGQRYTFTNREYNGRIAGGQSVKFGFVGTGSGAPAGCLLNGVACTGTVTPPTTPPTTTAPPAGTTPAAKNGLLRVCGRQLCNAQGKAVQLRGMSTHGLQWYANCVNDASLNVLAGEWNADVLRISMYIQEGGYETDPAGYTAKVNDLIEKATARGLYAIVDWHMLSPGDPNYNLARARTFFTAVAARHKDKTNILYEIANEPSDVPWSAIKSYADQIIPVIRAQDPDGVVLVGTEDWSSLGASGDGQGVARIQAAPVNAANIMYTFHFYAASHDDYYLNTFRDAIAKLPMFVTEFGTQQASGDGGNNFAMAQRYLDLMQQHKVSWVNWNYSDDMRTGAVFTPGTCNAGAYSGTARLKEAGVWIRDRIRTPDDF, encoded by the coding sequence ATGCGCCGCTCCCGCAAACTGTTCCTGTCCGCCGCCACCGCGGTCGTTGCCGCGGGCCTGGCCCTCTACGGCGTCAGCCCGGCCGGCGCCGCCGCCACCACCGCCACGTTCGCCAAGGTCTCCGACTGGGGATCGGGCTGGCAGGGCGAATTCACGATCACGAACGGCGCCGGCGCCGCCCTGACCGGTTGGAAACTCGAGTTCACGATGCCGCCCGGCACGAGCGTCGGCTCGTACTGGGACGCGCTGCTCACCACGAGCGGGCAGCGTTACACGTTCACCAACCGCGAGTACAACGGCCGCATCGCGGGCGGCCAGTCGGTGAAGTTCGGCTTCGTCGGCACAGGCTCGGGCGCCCCGGCGGGGTGTCTGCTCAACGGCGTGGCGTGTACTGGAACGGTGACCCCGCCGACCACACCCCCCACCACCACAGCGCCCCCGGCCGGCACGACCCCGGCCGCCAAGAACGGCCTGCTCAGGGTGTGCGGCCGGCAGCTCTGCAACGCGCAGGGCAAGGCCGTCCAGCTGCGCGGCATGAGCACCCACGGCCTGCAGTGGTACGCGAACTGCGTCAACGACGCCTCGTTGAACGTGCTGGCCGGCGAGTGGAACGCCGACGTCCTGCGGATCTCGATGTACATCCAGGAGGGCGGCTACGAGACCGATCCGGCCGGCTACACCGCCAAGGTCAACGACCTGATCGAGAAGGCCACCGCCCGCGGCCTGTACGCGATCGTCGACTGGCACATGCTCTCGCCGGGCGACCCCAACTACAACCTGGCCCGGGCCCGGACGTTCTTCACCGCCGTGGCCGCGCGGCACAAGGACAAGACCAACATCCTGTACGAGATCGCCAACGAGCCCAGCGACGTCCCCTGGTCGGCCATCAAGTCGTACGCGGACCAGATCATCCCGGTCATCCGCGCGCAGGACCCGGACGGCGTGGTGCTGGTCGGTACCGAGGACTGGTCGTCGCTGGGCGCCTCGGGCGACGGTCAGGGCGTGGCCCGCATCCAGGCCGCCCCGGTCAACGCCGCGAACATCATGTACACGTTCCACTTCTACGCGGCCTCGCACGACGACTACTACCTGAACACGTTCCGGGACGCGATCGCCAAGCTGCCGATGTTCGTGACCGAGTTCGGCACCCAGCAGGCGTCCGGCGACGGCGGCAACAACTTCGCCATGGCCCAGCGCTACCTCGACCTCATGCAGCAGCACAAGGTCAGCTGGGTCAACTGGAACTACTCCGACGACATGCGCACCGGCGCCGTCTTCACCCCGGGCACCTGCAACGCAGGCGCCTACTCGGGCACGGCCCGGCTGAAGGAGGCCGGGGTCTGGATCCGCGACCGGATCCGCACCCCCGACGACTTCTGA
- a CDS encoding putative bifunctional diguanylate cyclase/phosphodiesterase — protein MRIGAAPRVISGAAIVLTVLFAGTHMLTGEPLWMSAVTLNGVYLSATGLVVARAILVRSHRVAWALIGAGLCCYSAGTAYTWAVQWRGGQLPYPSPADLAWLSFYPLAYCGILGFFGRRWPSRRLVLDGAIAGLGGAALFSVVVVDVLLGSSSGQGLAQVVTLSYPLGDSLLLGTLVCQVTAGQAAARRNPALIAGIALFVLADTGYVVLSAQGLYTSGGPVNVLYLAGLTLIGMAAWNGAGTSAPVRAAAPRMAVPISFAVGALVLLTVATRVRLSAVTVALAGMTLVLVVARVFVALRELESVGRERHSEARRDPLTGLANRRAVHEYIDQLLARTARRPIAVLLLDLDKFKEVNDSYGHPAGDQLLQLASARLQQVTRHTDLLGRLGGDEFVLVMSSETLTPDEATRLAGRIRAELLKPFLIDGVQITIDVSIGIAHEVGEDADSLFQHADIAMYNAKRAGGGHVVYQRNDDQESRLRLELTTALRRDVTTAAMILHYQPKLDLRTGTVRGFEALVRWQHAERGLLMPDVFLPVAEQNGLMSALTHNVLTQAIRECARWHAEGRRVSVAVNASATDLRFECFPQQILDLLDEHGLPAKALTIEITETMMLSDWATTDRVLDRLTSMGVRVSIDDYGTHHSTLSYLRRLHTAAELKLDRSFIADMLTAPRSAAIVRSTIDLAHNLGITVVAEGVEDAQTLHTLREWGCDQAQGYHIGRPAPAAALRPQFAQP, from the coding sequence ATGCGGATCGGGGCGGCACCTCGGGTGATCTCGGGAGCCGCGATCGTTCTCACCGTGCTCTTCGCGGGCACGCACATGCTCACGGGCGAGCCGCTGTGGATGTCCGCCGTGACGCTCAACGGCGTCTACCTGAGCGCGACCGGCCTCGTGGTCGCGCGCGCGATCCTCGTGCGGTCGCACCGCGTCGCCTGGGCGCTGATCGGGGCCGGGTTGTGCTGCTACTCGGCCGGCACGGCGTACACGTGGGCGGTGCAGTGGCGGGGCGGCCAACTGCCCTACCCGTCGCCGGCCGATCTGGCCTGGCTGAGCTTCTACCCCCTCGCGTACTGCGGGATCCTCGGGTTCTTCGGCCGCCGGTGGCCGTCGCGACGGCTCGTGCTGGACGGGGCGATCGCCGGGCTGGGCGGCGCCGCGCTGTTCTCGGTCGTGGTGGTCGACGTCCTGCTCGGCAGCTCCAGCGGGCAGGGACTGGCCCAAGTCGTGACGCTGAGTTACCCGCTCGGCGATTCGTTGCTGCTGGGCACCCTGGTCTGCCAGGTGACGGCGGGGCAGGCGGCCGCACGGCGCAATCCGGCGCTGATCGCCGGCATCGCCCTGTTCGTGCTGGCCGACACCGGCTACGTGGTGCTCTCGGCCCAGGGCCTTTACACCTCCGGCGGGCCCGTCAACGTGCTCTACCTGGCCGGGCTCACGCTGATCGGCATGGCCGCGTGGAACGGGGCCGGCACCTCGGCCCCCGTACGAGCCGCGGCGCCTCGGATGGCCGTGCCGATCTCGTTCGCGGTCGGCGCGCTGGTGCTGCTGACCGTGGCCACCCGCGTCCGGCTGTCGGCGGTCACCGTGGCCCTGGCCGGGATGACGCTCGTGCTGGTCGTGGCGCGTGTCTTCGTGGCGTTGCGCGAGCTCGAGTCGGTCGGCCGGGAACGGCACAGCGAGGCCCGCCGGGACCCGCTGACCGGGCTGGCCAACCGCCGGGCGGTGCACGAATACATCGATCAACTGCTTGCCCGTACGGCGCGCCGCCCGATCGCCGTGCTCCTGCTCGACCTCGACAAGTTCAAGGAGGTCAACGACTCGTACGGGCATCCCGCGGGCGACCAGTTGCTGCAGCTCGCCTCGGCCCGGCTCCAGCAGGTGACCCGGCACACCGACCTGCTGGGCCGGCTCGGCGGCGACGAGTTCGTGCTGGTCATGTCGAGCGAGACCCTGACCCCGGACGAGGCCACCCGGCTGGCCGGCCGGATCCGGGCCGAGCTGCTCAAGCCGTTCCTGATCGACGGCGTGCAGATCACCATCGACGTCAGCATCGGCATCGCGCACGAGGTCGGGGAGGACGCGGACTCGCTGTTCCAGCACGCCGACATCGCCATGTACAACGCCAAGCGGGCCGGCGGCGGGCACGTCGTCTATCAGCGCAACGACGACCAGGAGTCGCGGCTGCGCCTCGAACTGACCACCGCGCTCCGCCGCGACGTCACCACCGCGGCGATGATCCTGCACTACCAGCCCAAGCTCGACCTGCGCACGGGGACGGTCAGGGGTTTCGAGGCGCTGGTGCGCTGGCAGCACGCCGAGCGGGGGCTGCTCATGCCCGACGTCTTCCTGCCCGTGGCCGAGCAGAACGGCCTGATGTCGGCGCTCACCCACAACGTGCTGACGCAGGCGATCCGCGAGTGCGCCCGCTGGCACGCCGAGGGCCGCCGGGTCTCCGTCGCGGTCAACGCGTCAGCCACCGACCTGCGGTTCGAGTGCTTCCCGCAGCAGATCCTGGACCTGCTGGACGAGCACGGGCTGCCGGCCAAGGCGCTCACCATCGAGATCACCGAGACGATGATGCTGAGCGACTGGGCCACCACCGACCGGGTGCTCGACCGGCTCACCTCGATGGGCGTCCGGGTGTCGATCGACGACTACGGCACCCACCACTCGACCCTGTCGTACCTGCGGCGGCTGCACACCGCGGCCGAGCTCAAGCTGGATCGGTCGTTCATCGCCGACATGCTGACCGCGCCCCGGTCGGCGGCCATCGTGCGCTCGACCATCGACCTCGCGCACAACCTGGGCATCACGGTGGTGGCCGAGGGCGTGGAGGACGCGCAGACCCTGCACACGCTGCGCGAGTGGGGCTGCGACCAGGCGCAGGGCTACCACATCGGCCGCCCTGCGCCCGCAGCCGCGCTCCGGCCTCAGTTCGCGCAGCCCTGA
- a CDS encoding esterase family protein — translation MRHYSVHLDHGTVAVYGHWGRPLLVFPTEKGDAWEWARNGMVAEVDSLIEAGRVKLYCVDSFDAGTWSAHHLPLEERARNHEAYESWILDRVVPHIREDSGHEAEIATAGCSLGAYHALNVAFRRADLFPLALCFSGNYDPGTWNAWGERGNAVYFNNPTDYVAHLHGDHLDWLRAQLSILLVCGQGRWEDTTGALASTPHLARLLRDKGIPHELDMWGVDTPHDWPSWRAQLIKHLPRFC, via the coding sequence ATGCGCCACTACTCGGTTCACCTCGACCACGGAACTGTCGCCGTCTACGGGCATTGGGGAAGGCCGCTGCTGGTCTTCCCCACCGAGAAGGGTGACGCCTGGGAGTGGGCCCGGAACGGGATGGTGGCCGAGGTCGACAGCCTGATCGAGGCCGGCCGGGTGAAGCTGTACTGCGTCGACTCGTTCGACGCGGGCACCTGGTCGGCCCACCACCTGCCGCTGGAGGAACGGGCGCGCAACCACGAGGCGTACGAGTCCTGGATCCTCGACCGGGTCGTGCCGCACATCCGCGAGGACAGCGGCCACGAGGCCGAGATCGCGACGGCCGGCTGCTCGCTCGGCGCCTACCACGCGCTCAACGTCGCGTTCCGCCGCGCCGACCTCTTCCCGCTGGCGCTGTGCTTCTCGGGCAACTACGACCCCGGCACGTGGAACGCGTGGGGCGAACGGGGCAACGCCGTCTACTTCAACAACCCCACCGACTACGTGGCGCACCTGCACGGCGACCACCTCGACTGGCTGCGCGCACAGTTGTCGATCCTGCTGGTCTGCGGCCAGGGCCGCTGGGAGGACACCACCGGCGCGCTGGCCTCCACCCCGCACCTGGCCCGGCTGCTGCGCGACAAGGGTATCCCGCACGAACTCGACATGTGGGGCGTGGACACGCCGCACGACTGGCCCTCCTGGCGGGCCCAGCTGATCAAGCACCTTCCTCGCTTCTGCTGA
- a CDS encoding iron-containing redox enzyme family protein encodes MHLPAARGRVSAALIDVLGGRAAKLPAFARFDGDEDLHLTLFVCYELAYRGWDGVDDRWEWDPGMLRLRAAAEQRFLHDLCEWVGPPETGVDPASVPARLAEIVEADDGPALSKYLRGRATHEQFQEFVTHRSIYHLREADPHTFAIPRLGGRAKAALVEIQADEYGGGSEPRMHQELFKQTMRWFDLDLTYGAYVDTVGARTLAVNNVMSLFGLHRARRGAILGHLAAYEMTSSLPNRAYGNGLRRLGGDADATAFYDEHVEADAVHEQIAAHDMCGSFATAEPALAGDVLFGARCALAVDAWWATGVLDAFEQGRSSLRGSTIAAGLAG; translated from the coding sequence ATGCACCTTCCAGCGGCCCGCGGCCGGGTCTCCGCCGCGCTCATCGACGTGCTGGGCGGCCGGGCCGCCAAGCTTCCGGCGTTCGCCCGCTTCGACGGCGACGAAGATCTGCACCTGACCCTGTTCGTCTGCTACGAGCTGGCCTACCGCGGCTGGGACGGCGTCGACGACCGCTGGGAGTGGGACCCGGGCATGCTGCGCCTGCGCGCGGCCGCCGAGCAGCGGTTCCTGCACGACCTGTGCGAGTGGGTGGGGCCGCCCGAGACGGGCGTGGACCCGGCGTCGGTGCCGGCCCGGCTGGCCGAGATCGTCGAGGCCGACGACGGTCCGGCGCTGTCGAAATACCTGCGCGGGCGGGCCACCCACGAGCAGTTCCAGGAGTTCGTGACCCACCGCTCGATCTACCACCTGCGCGAAGCCGACCCGCACACGTTCGCCATTCCCCGGCTGGGCGGGCGGGCCAAGGCGGCCCTCGTCGAGATCCAGGCCGACGAGTACGGCGGTGGCAGCGAGCCGCGGATGCACCAGGAACTGTTCAAGCAGACCATGCGGTGGTTCGACCTCGACCTGACGTACGGGGCCTACGTCGACACGGTGGGGGCGCGGACACTGGCCGTCAACAACGTGATGTCGTTGTTCGGGCTGCACCGGGCCCGCCGCGGCGCGATCCTCGGGCACCTGGCCGCCTACGAGATGACCTCGTCGCTGCCCAACCGGGCGTACGGGAACGGCTTGCGCCGGCTCGGCGGTGACGCCGACGCGACCGCGTTCTACGACGAGCACGTGGAGGCGGACGCGGTGCACGAGCAGATCGCCGCGCACGACATGTGCGGGTCGTTCGCGACTGCCGAACCCGCCCTCGCGGGCGACGTGCTCTTCGGGGCCCGGTGCGCGCTGGCCGTGGACGCGTGGTGGGCCACCGGCGTGCTGGACGCGTTCGAGCAGGGCCGGTCCTCGCTGCGTGGTTCGACGATTGCGGCCGGGCTGGCGGGGTAG